In Deinococcus irradiatisoli, the genomic stretch TCCCAGTGCTAGAGATCACGCCGGAGCAGATTGAAGACCAGCGGCAGGCCGATCTGGGCGGCGCGGCTCCGGTCGGTGCTGCGGACCTGAACCTGCCAGACGACGCGGGCCTGGGCGATGCCGCAAACCCCTGAAGCCCGTCGCCTCATCACCCAGGCCCACCGGCGCGAGGATGCCCACCTTCTGGCGGCCAGGGGCGCCGTGCTGCGTCAGTTCCGCAGGGCTACACTCAAGGCCGCTGAAGCCGAGTTGCACCGCGTGCTGGCCCTTCCGACCGGCAGACGCCGCGCGAGCTTGCCGCTGGTGCTGCGCAGAATCGACGAAGCGATGCAGCCCACCCGCACACCGCCCGCCGAACTGACGGCCGTGTTGCGGCGGGCCGTGCGCGACCGGGTACTGACGGCTGATGATCTGGTGAAGCTGCTCGATCCCACGCTGAAACTGAACGACCCAGCCAGCCTGCAAGCCCGCGCCGTGGACCGCCAGAGAGCGGCCATGAACGGCTACTGGGCCAAGGAGGGTAAGCGCTTCCGCGATGACACCGCCAGAACGGTCAGGGAGGCCCTCCGGCAAGGCCTCACGCCCGACAAGGCGGCCGACCTCCTGCAAGAGCGCCTGGGCGTTCACAGAAGCCGCGCGGTGCTGATTGCCCAGGATCAGATGCTCACAGCCGCGAGCCGGGCCGGGATCGACCGGCTCAGGACGGTGGGTGTCAAGCAATTCAGCTGGGAAACCCAGCAGGACAGGCGGGTGCGTCCGGCTCACCAGGTCTTGCAGGACCAGGTGTTCACCTGGCGGAGCGCGCCGGAGCTGCCAGGGCAGGCGGTGCTGTGCCGCTGCTTCGCTGCCCCTGTCACGTGAGCGGGCAGGTTAGGAGTAGGCTTGACCATGCAGCCAATTTATCCGCATGTGTACTCGGATATCCTTGCGCCCGAAGAGGTTCAAGCACATTTGCAGGGCATGGTTGAAAGATTCGTCAGCACATTCACTTCGGGAACCATCGCTCAATTCTCGGTGAATCACTCAACGACTGCGCTTGAGGATGGCCGCATCCTGGTGACTTTGATGATTACGGGCATGTTCCTGCCCCATAACGCCGAGGCCCATCAAGACGCGATCCAGCCCACCCAGAACTGAGAACTGAAGCTTTTCATTGTCGCCCTTGCCTAAT encodes the following:
- a CDS encoding minor capsid protein, whose amino-acid sequence is MPQTPEARRLITQAHRREDAHLLAARGAVLRQFRRATLKAAEAELHRVLALPTGRRRASLPLVLRRIDEAMQPTRTPPAELTAVLRRAVRDRVLTADDLVKLLDPTLKLNDPASLQARAVDRQRAAMNGYWAKEGKRFRDDTARTVREALRQGLTPDKAADLLQERLGVHRSRAVLIAQDQMLTAASRAGIDRLRTVGVKQFSWETQQDRRVRPAHQVLQDQVFTWRSAPELPGQAVLCRCFAAPVT